One window of Agromyces rhizosphaerae genomic DNA carries:
- the cydD gene encoding thiol reductant ABC exporter subunit CydD: MRPLDPALLRHARSARGYLAVGALLAAVQALAILAFAWSLQSLVVGLIGGASLESLSTWTAWFAAAVVVRALVAWGWDAAGTIGAAAVASELRLAALRALGRAPGRRAGSTVDTAVAVGGGLDALQPYFGRFLPQLVATVVVVPTLVVAVWIADPLSGLILVIVLPLVPVFMVLIGLVTRAVQERQWEALTHLSRQFLELVGGLSTLIVHGRQHRQEHRIRADTDDYRVRTMRVLRVTFLSSFVLELAASLSVALVAVSIGLRLVDGAMAFSAGLFVLLLAPEVFLPVRNVGAQFHASAEGITAARNVLALIDAPDEERSDAPAGETVAADDAVLDLRGVSVEYDGRAAVEGLDLVVHRGELVALGGPSGAGKSSVLGAVLGFVPHEGEILVDGRADAADRRGRLAWASQEAVLLPGTVAENVALGEQRADPDAVRRALRDAASDDVAPEQAIGARGDGLSGGQSDRVAIARALHRLHARDLPLLLLDEPTAATDPGREARLVQTLRALAREGRAVLVVSHRPAVLEAADRVVRIEAVTHVG, encoded by the coding sequence GTGCGACCGCTCGATCCCGCGCTCCTGCGTCACGCGCGGTCGGCGCGGGGGTACCTCGCGGTCGGCGCCCTGCTCGCGGCGGTGCAGGCACTGGCGATCCTCGCATTCGCGTGGAGCCTGCAGTCGCTCGTCGTCGGCCTGATCGGCGGGGCGTCGCTGGAGTCGCTCTCGACCTGGACGGCATGGTTCGCCGCCGCGGTCGTGGTGCGCGCGCTGGTGGCCTGGGGGTGGGATGCCGCGGGCACGATCGGCGCCGCAGCGGTGGCGTCCGAGCTGCGCCTGGCGGCCCTGCGCGCGCTCGGCCGGGCGCCGGGCCGCCGCGCCGGCTCCACGGTCGACACCGCGGTCGCGGTCGGCGGCGGGCTCGACGCGCTCCAGCCGTACTTCGGGCGGTTCCTGCCGCAGTTGGTCGCGACCGTGGTGGTCGTGCCGACGCTCGTCGTCGCCGTGTGGATCGCCGACCCGCTCTCGGGGCTGATCCTCGTGATCGTGCTGCCGCTCGTGCCGGTGTTCATGGTGCTCATCGGGCTCGTGACCCGCGCGGTGCAGGAGCGTCAGTGGGAGGCGCTCACCCACCTGTCGCGGCAGTTCCTCGAGCTCGTCGGCGGGCTCTCGACGCTCATCGTGCACGGCCGGCAGCACCGCCAGGAGCACCGCATCCGCGCCGACACCGACGACTACCGGGTTCGAACGATGCGGGTGCTGCGCGTGACGTTCCTGAGCTCGTTCGTGCTGGAGCTCGCGGCGAGCCTGTCGGTCGCGCTCGTCGCGGTCTCGATCGGCCTGCGCCTGGTCGACGGCGCGATGGCCTTCTCGGCGGGACTGTTCGTGCTGTTGCTCGCGCCCGAGGTGTTCCTGCCCGTGCGCAACGTCGGCGCCCAGTTCCACGCGTCCGCCGAGGGCATCACGGCGGCGCGCAACGTGCTCGCGCTGATCGACGCGCCCGACGAGGAGCGGTCGGATGCCCCCGCGGGCGAGACCGTCGCGGCCGACGATGCGGTGCTCGACCTTCGGGGCGTCTCGGTGGAGTACGACGGGCGAGCCGCCGTCGAGGGGCTCGACCTGGTCGTGCACCGGGGCGAGCTCGTCGCCCTCGGCGGGCCGAGCGGCGCGGGCAAGTCGTCGGTGCTGGGCGCCGTGCTGGGGTTCGTGCCGCACGAGGGCGAGATCCTCGTCGACGGTCGCGCCGACGCGGCCGATCGGCGCGGACGGCTCGCGTGGGCAAGCCAGGAGGCGGTGCTGCTGCCCGGCACGGTCGCCGAGAACGTGGCGCTGGGGGAGCAGCGTGCGGACCCGGACGCCGTGCGCCGGGCGCTCCGCGACGCCGCGAGCGACGACGTGGCACCCGAGCAGGCGATCGGCGCGCGCGGTGACGGGCTCTCGGGCGGGCAGTCCGACCGGGTCGCCATCGCACGCGCGCTGCACCGGCTGCACGCGCGCGACCTGCCGCTGCTGCTGCTGGACGAGCCGACCGCCGCGACCGACCCGGGCCGTGAGGCACGGCTCGTGCAGACCCTGCGCGCCCTCGCCCGCGAGGGCCGCGCGGTGCTCGTCGTGAGCCACCGGCCGGCGGTGCTCGAGGCGGCCGACCGCGTGGTGCGCATCGAGGCGGTGACCCATGTCGGCTGA
- a CDS encoding ABC transporter substrate-binding protein, which translates to MQVNRIGRLSLAAVAVGAVVALAGCGTSDSVDGGSDAGEASGPLVVGSQDYYSNEIIAEIYAQALEANGFEVEREFRIGQREVYIPEIESGAIDVFPEYTGNLLQYYVPDTTATTSDDVYAELTGALPDGLSVLDQAPATDQDSYNVTQAFADEYGVTSLADLADVPEELTLGGNSELETRPYGPEGLAAVYGVEVGFTAIEDSGGPLTIKALQDDAVQLVNIFSANPAIATSELVTLEDPEGLFLASNVVPVVSERVDAEVAEVINAVSAALTAEDLVALNSESVDEQRSASDIAADWLTEQGLA; encoded by the coding sequence ATGCAGGTCAACCGAATCGGCCGCCTCTCGCTCGCAGCCGTCGCCGTCGGCGCGGTCGTCGCGCTCGCAGGCTGCGGCACGAGCGACTCGGTCGACGGCGGAAGCGATGCCGGGGAGGCATCCGGTCCGCTCGTCGTCGGCTCGCAGGACTACTACTCGAACGAGATCATCGCCGAGATCTACGCCCAGGCGCTCGAGGCGAACGGCTTCGAGGTGGAGCGGGAGTTCCGCATCGGGCAGCGCGAGGTCTACATCCCGGAGATCGAGTCGGGCGCGATCGACGTGTTCCCCGAGTACACGGGCAACCTCCTGCAGTACTACGTGCCCGACACGACCGCGACCACGAGCGACGACGTCTACGCCGAGCTCACGGGCGCGCTGCCCGACGGGCTCAGCGTGCTCGACCAGGCTCCCGCGACCGACCAGGACTCGTACAACGTCACGCAGGCGTTCGCGGACGAGTACGGCGTCACCAGCCTCGCCGACCTCGCCGACGTGCCCGAGGAGCTCACGCTCGGCGGCAACTCCGAGCTCGAGACCCGCCCGTACGGCCCCGAGGGGCTCGCGGCGGTCTACGGCGTCGAGGTGGGCTTCACGGCCATCGAGGACAGCGGCGGGCCGCTCACGATCAAGGCGCTGCAGGACGACGCCGTGCAGCTCGTGAACATCTTCAGCGCGAACCCCGCGATCGCCACGAGCGAGCTGGTCACGCTCGAGGACCCCGAGGGTCTGTTCCTCGCGTCGAACGTGGTGCCGGTCGTGAGCGAGCGGGTCGACGCCGAGGTGGCCGAGGTGATCAACGCCGTGAGCGCGGCGCTGACGGCCGAGGACCTCGTCGCGCTCAACTCCGAGAGCGTCGACGAGCAGCGCTCCGCGAGCGACATCGCGGCCGACTGGCTGACCGAGCAGGGCCTCGCCTAG
- a CDS encoding cytochrome ubiquinol oxidase subunit I — MNELLDPLLLARWQFGLTTVYHFLFVPITIGMATTVAIFQTAWVRTDKVVYLQLTKFFGTLFLINFAMGVVTGIVQEFQFGMNWSEYSRFVGDVFGAPLALEGLLAFFLEATFIGLWIFGWDKLPRGLHLATIWATAVGTVLSAYFIIAANAFMQNPVGFELNDEAGRAELVSIGEVLSNPVALAAFPHTIAGSFMVTAGLIIAAAAWHLKRRQFADAMRPALKFGLWLMVGSMAATFFFGDQLSLAMTATQPMKMAAAEALYDTACGADASFSLFSIGTPDGSEEIWSLRVPYLLALLSTHTLDGCVEGINDLNAEYVELWGPGDYTPIIWITYWSFRWMIGLGIAHTLVAIVGLWLTRGDRLPKQKWVWNVAIWSFPLSLLAMSVGWVFTEMGRQPWIVFSLLPTESAVSPNVTGLEVLISLIAFTVVYGVLAVVEVGLIIRAIRKGPPEIGEPDPESGVVKPTTTVY, encoded by the coding sequence GTGAACGAACTGCTGGATCCGCTGCTGCTCGCCCGCTGGCAGTTCGGATTGACGACCGTCTACCACTTCCTGTTCGTGCCGATCACCATCGGCATGGCGACCACGGTGGCGATCTTCCAGACCGCGTGGGTGCGCACCGACAAGGTCGTCTACCTGCAGCTGACGAAGTTCTTCGGCACGCTGTTCCTCATCAACTTCGCGATGGGCGTCGTCACCGGCATCGTGCAGGAGTTCCAGTTCGGCATGAACTGGTCGGAGTACTCCCGCTTCGTCGGCGACGTCTTCGGCGCCCCGCTCGCGCTCGAGGGCCTGCTCGCCTTCTTCCTCGAAGCCACCTTCATCGGCCTCTGGATCTTCGGCTGGGACAAGCTGCCACGGGGGCTCCATCTCGCCACCATCTGGGCGACCGCGGTCGGCACCGTGCTCTCGGCGTACTTCATCATCGCCGCCAACGCCTTCATGCAGAACCCGGTCGGCTTCGAGCTGAACGACGAGGCCGGCCGCGCCGAGCTCGTCTCCATCGGCGAGGTGCTGTCGAACCCGGTGGCGCTCGCGGCGTTCCCGCATACGATCGCGGGCAGCTTCATGGTGACCGCCGGCCTCATCATCGCGGCCGCCGCCTGGCACCTGAAGCGCCGCCAGTTCGCCGACGCGATGCGCCCGGCGCTGAAGTTCGGCCTCTGGCTGATGGTCGGCTCGATGGCCGCGACGTTCTTCTTCGGCGACCAGCTCAGCCTCGCGATGACCGCGACCCAGCCCATGAAGATGGCCGCTGCCGAGGCGCTCTACGACACGGCCTGCGGTGCGGATGCCTCGTTCTCGCTGTTCTCCATCGGCACGCCCGACGGGTCGGAGGAGATCTGGTCGCTGCGCGTGCCCTACCTGCTCGCGCTGCTGTCGACCCACACGCTCGACGGCTGCGTCGAGGGCATCAACGACCTGAACGCCGAATACGTCGAGCTCTGGGGCCCCGGCGACTACACGCCCATCATCTGGATCACCTACTGGTCGTTCCGCTGGATGATCGGGCTCGGCATCGCCCACACCCTCGTCGCGATCGTCGGGCTGTGGCTCACCCGCGGCGACCGCCTGCCGAAGCAGAAGTGGGTGTGGAACGTCGCGATCTGGTCGTTCCCGCTGTCGCTGCTCGCGATGAGCGTCGGCTGGGTCTTCACCGAGATGGGCCGGCAGCCCTGGATCGTGTTCAGCCTGCTGCCCACCGAATCGGCGGTGTCGCCGAACGTGACGGGCCTCGAGGTGCTCATCTCGCTGATCGCCTTCACGGTGGTCTACGGCGTGCTCGCGGTGGTCGAGGTGGGCCTGATCATCCGCGCGATCCGCAAGGGCCCACCCGAGATCGGCGAACCCGATCCCGAGTCCGGTGTCGTGAAACCGACCACCACGGTCTACTAG
- a CDS encoding BlaI/MecI/CopY family transcriptional regulator, with protein MASLGELEAAVMRALWASDEPMPARELIAQLARPAELATDAGGRASARTPALTTVLTVLSRLESKGMVDSDRSVRPRRYRPTGTPADHTAELMRELLDEASDREAALARFVGTVDAREADTLRRLLG; from the coding sequence ATGGCGAGTCTGGGTGAGCTGGAGGCGGCGGTCATGCGCGCCCTCTGGGCGTCCGACGAGCCCATGCCCGCCCGCGAGCTCATCGCGCAGCTGGCCCGCCCCGCGGAGCTGGCGACGGATGCCGGTGGACGGGCGTCCGCGCGCACCCCCGCACTGACCACGGTGCTCACCGTGCTCTCGCGCCTCGAGTCGAAGGGCATGGTCGACTCCGACCGCTCGGTGCGTCCGCGCCGCTACCGCCCGACGGGCACGCCGGCCGACCACACGGCCGAGCTGATGCGCGAGCTGCTCGACGAGGCATCCGACCGCGAAGCCGCCCTCGCGAGGTTCGTCGGCACCGTCGACGCGCGCGAGGCCGACACCCTGCGACGACTGCTCGGCTGA
- the cydC gene encoding thiol reductant ABC exporter subunit CydC, with translation MSADVHPSLRLAMPPARRFALPVLLGALSAGSTIALLAASAWLIARAAEQPPILYLSLGVVGVRAFAIGRGVFRYLERLTGHEAAFRQLADLRVGIVRRVIPLAPDGLAATRRGDLLARFTGDVDALQDLPLRVVQPVAGAAVAIVLALAGIAWLAPGAALAVTVALVLGLIVATLGQGALSARAERRIAPLRGELADAVLAHVQALPTLVAYDAEGPSLDRVADADRRLRRARVRAAVGSGLAAAAVAITAGAAVLGAVVAAAGPLADGTLGGPEFAIVALVPLAILEVAGVVPVAWATWRTVRQSAERVDGAVPSELPAGLPRPVADPAPMPAVDGPPLLELRDLRASWPDLAGVGASHALAGVDLTVRPGERVLVRGPSGAGKTTLAHVLVGFLAYEGSFRVDGVEASVLDADRLRERIGLCEQRPWLFDTDIRQNLLFARDDADDDELLAVLDRVGLGDWVRERGGLDASVGERGALVSGGQAQRIALARAMLADFPVLVLDEPTANVDQERADALLADLLAAGADGRTVVLISHDRVDPALVDRTVVCADGRIPANAG, from the coding sequence ATGTCGGCTGACGTGCATCCGTCGCTCCGCCTGGCGATGCCGCCTGCGCGGCGGTTCGCGCTGCCGGTGCTGCTCGGCGCGCTGTCGGCCGGGTCGACGATCGCGCTGCTCGCGGCATCCGCCTGGCTCATCGCCCGTGCGGCCGAGCAACCGCCGATCCTCTACCTCTCGCTCGGCGTCGTGGGCGTGCGCGCCTTCGCCATCGGCCGCGGCGTCTTCCGCTACCTCGAGCGCCTCACCGGGCACGAGGCGGCGTTCCGGCAGCTCGCCGACCTGCGCGTGGGCATCGTGCGGCGCGTCATCCCGCTCGCGCCCGACGGACTGGCCGCGACCCGGCGCGGCGACCTGCTCGCACGGTTCACCGGCGACGTAGACGCCCTGCAGGACCTGCCGCTGCGCGTGGTGCAGCCGGTCGCGGGCGCGGCGGTCGCGATCGTGCTCGCGCTGGCCGGCATCGCCTGGCTCGCGCCCGGTGCGGCGCTCGCGGTCACGGTCGCGCTCGTGCTCGGCCTCATCGTCGCGACCCTCGGCCAGGGTGCGCTCTCGGCCAGGGCGGAGCGGCGCATCGCGCCCCTGCGCGGGGAGCTCGCCGACGCTGTGCTCGCACACGTGCAGGCGTTGCCGACCCTCGTCGCGTACGACGCCGAGGGGCCGTCGCTCGACCGCGTCGCCGACGCAGACCGCCGGCTCCGCCGCGCGCGCGTGCGCGCTGCCGTCGGCTCGGGGCTCGCGGCCGCCGCGGTGGCGATCACCGCGGGCGCGGCGGTGCTCGGTGCGGTCGTCGCCGCGGCGGGCCCGTTGGCCGACGGCACGCTCGGCGGCCCGGAGTTCGCCATCGTCGCGCTCGTGCCGCTCGCGATCCTCGAGGTCGCGGGTGTCGTGCCGGTCGCTTGGGCGACCTGGCGCACGGTGCGGCAGAGCGCCGAGCGCGTCGACGGCGCCGTGCCGTCCGAGCTTCCCGCCGGGCTGCCGCGACCGGTCGCCGACCCCGCGCCGATGCCGGCCGTCGACGGCCCGCCGCTGCTCGAACTCCGCGACCTGCGCGCCTCGTGGCCCGACCTCGCGGGGGTCGGCGCCAGCCACGCCCTCGCGGGCGTCGACCTGACGGTGCGCCCGGGCGAGCGCGTCCTCGTCCGCGGGCCGAGCGGCGCCGGAAAGACCACGCTCGCCCACGTGCTGGTCGGCTTCCTCGCGTACGAGGGCTCGTTCCGCGTCGACGGCGTCGAGGCGTCGGTGCTCGACGCCGACCGCCTGCGCGAGCGCATCGGGTTGTGCGAGCAGCGCCCGTGGCTGTTCGACACCGACATCCGCCAGAACCTGCTGTTCGCGCGCGACGACGCCGACGACGACGAGCTGCTCGCCGTGCTCGACCGGGTCGGACTCGGCGACTGGGTGCGTGAGCGCGGCGGGCTCGACGCATCGGTGGGGGAGCGCGGCGCGCTCGTCTCGGGCGGGCAGGCGCAGCGCATCGCGCTGGCGCGCGCCATGCTCGCCGACTTCCCGGTGCTGGTGCTCGACGAGCCGACCGCGAACGTCGACCAGGAGCGCGCCGACGCGCTGCTCGCCGACCTCCTCGCTGCGGGCGCCGACGGGCGCACGGTCGTGCTCA
- a CDS encoding ABC transporter permease, translated as MTWIVDNLDLIGELALVHLRLAVPPIVLAFVLSVPIGWFAWRYAWSRGVLLSVIGLIYAIPSLPLFVALPAILGTSRRSELNVIVALALYGIALMVRSAADGFGGVDRDVRQAATGVGFSGWRRFWQVDLPLAGPVLLAGLRVVAVSSVSLVTVGAVIGVQSLGSLFTDGFQRGIQAEIWAGLIATMLLAFAIDGLLVVAGRLVMPWTRASARDSGGRRAGRAREREAAAV; from the coding sequence GTGACCTGGATCGTCGACAACCTCGACCTGATCGGGGAGCTCGCACTCGTGCACCTGCGCCTCGCGGTGCCGCCGATCGTGCTCGCGTTCGTGCTCAGCGTGCCGATCGGCTGGTTCGCCTGGCGCTACGCGTGGTCGCGCGGCGTGCTGCTCAGCGTGATCGGCCTGATCTACGCCATCCCGTCGCTGCCGCTGTTCGTCGCACTTCCGGCGATCCTCGGCACGTCCCGGCGCAGCGAGCTGAACGTCATCGTCGCGCTCGCGCTCTACGGCATCGCGCTCATGGTGCGGTCGGCCGCCGACGGGTTCGGCGGCGTCGATCGCGACGTCCGCCAGGCCGCAACGGGCGTCGGGTTCTCGGGCTGGCGCCGGTTCTGGCAGGTCGACCTGCCCCTGGCCGGCCCCGTGCTGCTCGCGGGCCTGCGTGTGGTGGCGGTGAGCTCCGTCAGCCTCGTCACGGTGGGCGCGGTGATCGGCGTGCAGAGCCTCGGCAGCCTCTTCACCGACGGGTTCCAGCGCGGCATCCAGGCGGAGATCTGGGCGGGCCTGATCGCGACCATGCTGCTCGCGTTCGCCATCGACGGCCTGCTCGTCGTGGCGGGCCGGCTCGTCATGCCCTGGACGCGCGCGAGCGCGCGCGACTCCGGTGGGCGCCGGGCGGGTCGCGCCCGCGAGCGGGAGGCGGCCGCCGTATGA
- the cydB gene encoding cytochrome d ubiquinol oxidase subunit II, translating into MDLATLWFWIVAALFVGYFVLDGFDFGVGMSLPFLSKDDTDRRVLINTIGPVWDLNETWVIVAGAALFAAFPEWYATLFSGFYLALLLILLALIVRGVSFEYRHQRPEVEWKARFDWMIIIGSAVPALLWGVAFANIVQGVPLDEGHNYTGTLLDLLNPYALLGGLTTLLLFFTHGVVFVSLKTDGEIRERARKLAVRSGLITIVVAASFLVWTGFAFGTAWFWGFAAVAALCLIGSWLMNARGAEGWSFGLMAVTIGTAVLALFSALFPDVMPASNDPANSLTIANASSSDYTLTIMSWTALIFLPLVLAYQGWTYWIFRKRLTREHIPAAAH; encoded by the coding sequence ATGGATCTCGCAACGCTCTGGTTCTGGATCGTCGCCGCGCTGTTCGTCGGCTACTTCGTGCTCGACGGCTTCGACTTCGGCGTCGGCATGTCGCTGCCGTTCCTCAGCAAGGACGACACCGATCGTCGCGTGCTCATCAACACCATCGGCCCGGTCTGGGACCTCAACGAGACCTGGGTGATCGTGGCGGGCGCCGCGCTGTTCGCTGCGTTCCCCGAGTGGTACGCGACGCTGTTCAGCGGGTTCTACCTCGCGCTGCTGCTCATCCTGCTCGCGCTGATCGTGCGCGGCGTCTCGTTCGAGTACCGGCACCAGCGGCCGGAGGTCGAGTGGAAGGCGCGCTTCGACTGGATGATCATCATCGGCTCGGCCGTGCCGGCGCTGCTCTGGGGCGTCGCCTTCGCGAACATCGTGCAGGGCGTGCCGCTCGACGAGGGGCACAACTACACCGGCACGCTGCTCGACCTGCTGAACCCGTACGCGCTGCTCGGCGGACTCACGACGCTGCTGCTGTTCTTCACGCACGGCGTGGTGTTCGTCTCGCTCAAGACCGACGGCGAGATCCGCGAGCGGGCGCGCAAGCTCGCCGTGCGGTCAGGCCTGATCACGATCGTCGTCGCGGCGAGCTTCCTGGTGTGGACGGGCTTCGCGTTCGGCACGGCCTGGTTCTGGGGCTTCGCGGCGGTCGCGGCACTGTGCCTGATCGGCTCGTGGCTCATGAACGCGCGCGGTGCGGAGGGCTGGTCGTTCGGCCTCATGGCCGTGACGATCGGCACCGCGGTGCTGGCGCTGTTCAGCGCGCTGTTCCCCGACGTCATGCCGGCGAGCAACGACCCGGCGAACAGCCTGACGATCGCCAACGCGTCGAGCAGTGACTACACGCTCACGATCATGAGCTGGACGGCGCTGATCTTCCTGCCGCTCGTGCTCGCCTACCAGGGCTGGACGTACTGGATCTTCCGCAAGCGGCTCACCCGGGAGCACATCCCCGCCGCCGCGCACTGA
- a CDS encoding ABC transporter permease: MSLFADAFAWLLDPANWEGPGGIGVLLLQHLLITFGAVAIACGIGIPLGMLVGHTGRGREVAVALSGGLRALPSLGVLTLVALWVGIGVAGPAVALIVLAVPSVLAGTYSAIESVDRRTVDAARGMGMTERQIILGVETPIGLPTLIGGVRSAVLQVVATATLAAYVGAGGLGGILFLGLKTGDYTLMLAASILVIALALVLDGAFALLQRIVVPAGVRATRSGTLRDRTTRRSASMGQPAIEGNN, encoded by the coding sequence ATGAGCCTGTTCGCCGACGCATTCGCGTGGCTGCTCGACCCCGCCAACTGGGAGGGGCCGGGCGGCATCGGGGTGCTGCTCCTCCAGCACCTGCTGATCACGTTCGGCGCGGTCGCGATCGCCTGCGGCATCGGCATCCCGCTCGGCATGCTCGTCGGCCACACCGGTCGCGGCCGCGAGGTGGCGGTGGCGCTCTCCGGCGGCCTGCGCGCCCTGCCGTCGCTCGGCGTGCTCACGCTCGTGGCGCTGTGGGTCGGCATCGGCGTGGCCGGGCCCGCGGTGGCGCTCATCGTCCTGGCCGTGCCGTCGGTGCTGGCCGGCACGTACTCCGCGATCGAGTCGGTCGACCGGCGCACGGTCGATGCCGCGCGCGGCATGGGCATGACCGAGCGGCAGATCATCCTCGGCGTGGAGACGCCGATCGGGCTGCCGACGCTCATCGGCGGCGTGCGCTCCGCCGTGCTGCAGGTGGTCGCGACGGCCACGCTCGCCGCCTACGTCGGTGCGGGCGGCCTCGGCGGCATCCTCTTCCTGGGGCTCAAGACGGGCGACTACACGCTCATGCTCGCCGCCTCCATCCTCGTGATCGCGCTCGCGCTCGTCCTCGACGGCGCGTTCGCGCTCCTCCAGCGGATCGTCGTCCCCGCAGGCGTGCGGGCGACGCGTTCCGGCACGCTTCGCGACCGTACGACCCGGCGGTCCGCGTCCATGGGGCAACCCGCAATCGAAGGGAACAACTGA
- a CDS encoding ABC transporter ATP-binding protein: protein MIEFRGVSKRFDDGTVAVADVDIVIPPHRTTVFVGSSGSGKTTLLRMINRMVDPTSGAVLIDGEDVAGVDPVKLRRGIGYVMQNSGLLPHRRVIDNVATVPLLRGTPKREARAHALELLDTVGLDRSLADRYPGQLSGGQQQRVGVARGLAVDPNILLMDEPFGAVDPIVRAELQQELLRLQRDLGKTVVFVTHDIDEAFLLGDQVIILKTGGEIVQSGTPAEILAEPADDFVAGFVGADRGKRALHITEVDGARVVVDADGRPAGVLAP from the coding sequence GTGATCGAGTTCCGAGGTGTGTCCAAGCGGTTCGACGACGGCACGGTGGCCGTCGCCGACGTCGACATCGTCATCCCCCCGCACCGCACCACGGTCTTCGTCGGCTCATCGGGCTCGGGCAAGACCACGCTGCTGCGCATGATCAACCGCATGGTCGACCCGACCTCGGGCGCGGTGCTGATCGACGGCGAGGACGTCGCTGGGGTCGACCCGGTGAAGCTCCGGCGCGGCATCGGCTACGTCATGCAGAACTCCGGCCTGCTGCCGCACCGCAGGGTCATCGACAACGTCGCCACGGTGCCGCTGCTGCGCGGCACGCCGAAGCGCGAGGCGCGCGCGCACGCGCTCGAGCTGCTCGACACGGTCGGCCTCGACCGGAGCCTCGCCGACCGGTACCCGGGCCAGCTCTCCGGCGGGCAGCAGCAGCGCGTGGGCGTCGCGCGCGGGCTCGCCGTCGACCCGAACATCCTGCTCATGGACGAGCCGTTCGGCGCCGTCGACCCGATCGTGCGCGCCGAGCTGCAGCAGGAGCTGCTGCGCCTGCAGCGCGACCTCGGCAAGACGGTGGTCTTCGTGACCCACGACATCGACGAGGCCTTCCTGCTGGGCGACCAGGTGATCATCCTCAAGACCGGGGGCGAGATCGTGCAGTCCGGCACCCCGGCAGAGATCCTCGCCGAGCCGGCGGACGACTTCGTCGCCGGGTTCGTGGGCGCCGACCGCGGCAAGCGCGCGCTCCACATCACCGAGGTCGACGGCGCCCGCGTCGTGGTCGACGCCGACGGCCGGCCGGCAGGGGTACTCGCCCCGTGA
- a CDS encoding M56 family metallopeptidase — MLLVALVGALALALAWPVPLMLERARWTMLAPALALLLWQAIALGGGLAMIGSLLGLALLPFPGGLAEAALALAAHAWTGPLPEAVGAIHVAALAAAGILSALLLLTLVATALQVERDRRRHVSLVGLLGRADPDRPGTVVLDHPVPVAYCLPGMTTVTVLSEGLLDALPPRELDAVLAHETTHLRQHHHLVLLAFRAWNRALPWFPIANRAERSVSRLVELLADDQAVREVDREVLASAVERIGSAWGAAEASGHASGRAVVDRTMLEIRRTRLTAASSVLPPTATLGVLLTATAIVAFPAISVLTFISGT, encoded by the coding sequence ATGCTCCTCGTCGCACTCGTCGGCGCGCTCGCGCTCGCCCTGGCCTGGCCCGTGCCGCTCATGCTCGAACGGGCGCGGTGGACGATGCTGGCGCCCGCGCTGGCGCTGCTGCTCTGGCAGGCGATCGCGCTCGGCGGCGGGCTCGCCATGATCGGCTCGCTGCTCGGCCTCGCACTGCTGCCGTTCCCCGGCGGGCTCGCCGAGGCGGCCCTCGCGCTCGCCGCGCACGCGTGGACGGGCCCCCTGCCGGAGGCCGTCGGCGCGATCCACGTGGCTGCGCTGGCGGCAGCGGGCATCCTCTCGGCGCTGCTCCTGCTGACCCTCGTCGCGACCGCGCTGCAGGTTGAACGCGACCGCCGCCGGCACGTGTCGCTCGTCGGCCTGCTCGGGCGCGCCGATCCCGACCGGCCGGGCACCGTCGTGCTCGACCACCCGGTTCCGGTCGCCTACTGCCTGCCCGGCATGACCACCGTGACCGTGCTCTCGGAGGGGCTGCTCGACGCGTTGCCGCCCCGCGAGCTCGACGCCGTGCTCGCGCACGAGACCACGCACCTGCGCCAGCACCACCACCTCGTGCTGCTCGCGTTCCGCGCCTGGAACCGCGCGCTCCCCTGGTTCCCGATCGCCAACCGCGCCGAACGCTCGGTCTCGCGGCTCGTGGAGCTGCTCGCCGACGACCAGGCGGTGCGCGAGGTCGACCGCGAGGTGCTCGCCTCGGCGGTCGAGCGCATCGGATCGGCCTGGGGCGCGGCCGAGGCGTCGGGGCACGCGTCGGGCCGCGCGGTCGTCGACCGCACGATGCTGGAGATCCGCCGCACCCGCCTGACGGCGGCCTCGTCGGTGCTGCCGCCGACGGCGACCCTCGGCGTGCTCCTCACGGCGACGGCCATCGTCGCCTTCCCTGCGATCTCTGTGCTGACGTTCATCTCCGGGACGTAG